The DNA region GGAGAACGTCCGTGAAGCCATTGAGAATTTAGGCGCCGAACGGATCGGTCATGGTGTGCGTGTATTGGAGGATGAGAATGTCACCGCGCTGGCGAAAGAGAGCGGCACGACGTTCGAAGTGTGTGTGACCAGTAATTTCCAGTCTGGCGTTGTGAACGATCTAAAGCAGCATCCACTCCCGCGCATGATCGAAAAGGGTCTGAATACGACGATCAACACCGATGATCCCAGTGTCTCCCGCATCACACTGGCGCGCGAATATCAATATGCCTGTGAAGACTTGGATATATCCATCGACTCCGTGAAGCAGTGCATCCTGAACGCGGCGCAGGCTTCCTTTTTGCCCGATGTGGAAAAAACGGAGTTCGTGTCGTCCCTAAAGAAGGAATTGAATTTTTAAGACTGCCATGCCTGATAAGGAACATCAAGGAAAAAATACCTGTATGTTCCTGAGCATCCATTCAAAACAAAATCTGTTCATTTGTTAAAACCACCACATTTAAATCAAGGATATCAAAGGCGCTCCTTTGTGTTCTTCGCAAAGTTGTGGTGTGACACCCTCACCCCCTTGTGGAGAGGGAATCTCACCAAAGGAGTATCCGATGCAAGATTATTTTAATTCCCGCAGCATATTGAAAACAGGAGGTAAAGAATACGCCATGTATCGTCTTGATGCGCTGGAAAAGGCGGGGCTGACCAAACTCAGCAAACTGCCGTATTCCATCCGCATCTTGCTTGAAGCAGCCCTGCGCCAGTGCAATGACAGGGAGATCACCCAGACCGATGTGAAGAATATCGCGGCGTGGTCGCCCAAAGGCGCCCGCCCCGGCATCCCTTTCCTGCCTGCCCGCGTGGTCATGCAGGATTTCACGGGCGTGCCCGCCGTGGTGGACCTCGCCGCCATGCGCGCCGCTGTTGCCCGCCTTGGGGGGGATCCGAAGAAAATTAATCCGCTTGTGCCCGTGGATCTGGTCATCGATCATTCGGTGCAGGTGGATTTCTTTGCCACCGCCGATGCGCTCAACCGCAACACCGAAGTCGAATTCCAGCGCAACCGCGAGCGTTATGAGTTCCTCAAGTGGGGGCAAAAGGCGTTCAGCAACTTCCGCGTTGTGCCGCCGATGACCGGCATCGTGCATCAGGTCAACTTGGAATATCTCGCCGACGTGGTCATGACCAAGGATGAGAACGGCACACTGGTTGCCTTCCCCGATACGCTGGTGGGCACCGACTCGCATACGACGATGATCAATGGACTCGGCGTAGTTGGCTGGGGTGTGGGCGGCATCGAAGCCGAAGCCGTAATGCTCGGTCAACCCATGGACATGCTGTTGCCCGAAGTCATCGGTTTTAAACTGTACGGAAAACTCAAGGAGGGCGTTACTGCCACCGACCTTGTGCTTACGGTCACCCAAATGCTGCGCAAAAAGGGCGTGGTGGACAAGTTTGTCGAGTTCTACGGTGACGGCTTGAGCAATATGTCCCTGCCCGACCGCGCTACTATTGGCAACATGGCTCCCGAGTATGGCGCCACCATGGGCTACTTCCCGGTGGATGAAGAGACGCTTCGCTACATGCGTCTGACTGGCCGCTCGGAGGAAGTCATCGCCCGCACCGAATCCTACTTCCGCGAACAGGGACTCTTCTGCGATGCGAACAGCCCCGAACCGGAATTCACCGATACGCTCGAACTGGATCTCGCATCGGTCGTCCCATCGCTTGCTGGACCCAAACGCCCGCAGGACCGCGTCGCGTTGACCGACATGCAGTATACCTTCAAAAAAGCATTGACCGCCCCTGTAAAGGATCGCGGCTACGAACTCTCCGGCGAAGCGCTGACCCGTGAAGCCACTTTTGGCACGAACGGCGGTACGCAGAAGATGAAGCATGGCGCGGTGGTGATCGCCGCAATTACCTCCTGCACGAATACGAGCAATCCTTCCGTGTTGGTTGCGGCGGGACTCGTCGCCAGGAAAGCGGTGGAAAAGGGCTTGAACGTCAAGCCGTATGTGAAGACATCCCTCGCTCCCGGCTCACGCGTAGTGACCGAATATCTCAAGAAGGCTGGTCTCATTGACCCGCTTTCCAAACTCGGCTTCAATGTCATTGCGTATGGCTGCACGACTTGTATCGGCAACTCCGGTCCATTGCCCGGTGAAGTCGCCAAGGCTGTGACAGGCTCCGATCTCGTTGCGGCGGCGGTCATCTCCGGCAACCGCAACTTTGAAGGGCGCGTGCATCCGCTGGTCAAGGCGAACTTCCTTGCTTCGCCGCCGTTGGTGGTTGCTTACGCACTCGCCGGCACCGTGGACATTGACCTGAATAACGAACCGCTCGGTACGGGATCGGATGGAGCGGCTGTCTATCTCAAAGATCTGTGGCCCAGCCAAAAGGAGATCCAAGAGGCGATTGCGGCGAGTGTCAATGCTGAAATGTTCATGGATAAATATTCTGACGTTTTCTCCGGCTCGGATATGTGGCAGAACATCCAAGTAGCGGAAGGCGATCTGTTCGAGTGGAGCGATGAATCGACTTATATTCATCATCCGCCGTACTTCCAGACCCTGACGATCGATGTGCCGTCCATTCAGCCCATCAGGGGTGCGCGCGTGCTCGGCTTGTTCGGTGATTCGATCACAACCGATCACATCTCGCCTGCCGGTAACATTGCTATTGACTCGCCCGCCGGTAAATTCCTGCAGGAGCGCGGCGTTCAGCCCAAGGATTTCAACCAGTATGGCACACGCCGTGGTAATGACCTGGTGATGGCGCGCGGCACGTTTGCGAACATCCGCCTGAAGAACATCATGGTCGCGCCAAAGGAAGGCAACTGGACCAAACTTCAACCCTCGGGTGAAGTAATGCCCATCTTTGATGCGGCAATGAAATACAAGGAAGCGGGCATTCCCACGATCGTCCTGGCGGGCAAGGAATACGGTACCGGCTCCAGCCGTGACTGGGCAGCGAAGGGTCCGATGCTGCAGGGCGTGAAGGCGGTCATCGCGGAATCGTTTGAACGCATCCACCGCTCGAATTTGGTCGGCATGGGTGTGCTCCCCCTGAGATTCGCTGATGGTCAGAATGCTGAGTCGCTCGGTCTGGATGGAAGCGAAGTGTTCGACATCGAAGGCTTGGATGACGGCATCAAACCGCAAAGCCAGATCATCGTGAAAGCCAGGAAATCCAATGGCAACGTGATCGAGTTCAAAGCCACCGCGTTGTTGAATACCGATGTGGAAGTCAACTACTACCGCAACGGCGGCATCCTGCACACCGTACTGCGAAATTTAGTGAAGTAACCGAAATAAAAAAAATCCCAGACCAGGCGGTCTGGGATTTTTTTATTATTCATTCGCTTCTTTGTCGATCTTATCCATCTGGCGGCTGATCAACATGCCGATAATGCTAAAGATCAACAACACGGAAACCACCAGGATCATAATGCCGGGGAACCACCATCCCATGATGCTGGCAATGATCCCGATGACGATCATAATGGATAGGAATACAAAGGGACGCAGGGCGGGAACTTCTGCGCCTCGACTCCGACTTTGTGGATGGTTCAAACCATATAGCCCGATCCCCATCCCAAGCACGCTCACTGCAACAATGATCCATGTGACGCCCCATCCGCTGCCAGGCAGGTCCACTACAAAGATGCCGCAGCCATTTTGCCGGTTCGGGATCGGATACATGGAATAGACGACGACCTGCGTAAAGACGAAACGGTTCAGATCGATATTCTCCGGTCCGATCTCCCAGTTCTTTCTCAGGGTCTCACCCGGTTCCAGGGGAAATCTCTCCGTATTTGAATAGGGCAGGTTGGGTGTGCTGATATCCACCCGTATGGTGGGGGACGCCCTTCTCTCTAATGTGTTGGTTAACTTTAGGGAAAATGAGGATGTTTCCTCGCGGGTCATCAGGATGGGACAGGAGAGTCCGCTCAGTTGTGTGCTGGCGAGGCGGTTGAATCCATAAAAGGTGGATTCCAAGTCTGCCCAGGTTGCGACGACGATCAATGCAAGCCCCGGGATCACCCCAAGAATGTAGGCTGTGGAAAATAACGCGATTCTTGTCTTCTGATTTTGCATATTCTGTTTCCTTGGATGAAGTGAATTCTATCCACTTTTCCTCTTTTGGCATGACAGGGAAATCCTGCCGTTTACAGACAGGCGCCCGTCGGAAAAAGTTTATCATGAGAAGATAATTTTCGGTTGCGGCGGCGGGGGTTGGGAAATTGGTGCTATCTTTTTTTCATCCGATGACTATAATGGAATGGACAAAGGAGAGAAGTATGACCCAAAAAGTCTTCATGAGCTATTCGCGGCGCGAAGTTGGCTTTGTAGATGACCTTGTCCGCAATCTCGAGGAAAGGAAATATGAAGTCTGGCTGGATTATCGCAACCTGATTCCCGGCACGCCCTGGCAGGATCAGATTTATAAGGGCATCCATGATTCTGATGTGATCTTGTTGGTCGTCTCAAAAGCCTCGCTCGGCTCCCAAAATGTGGAGGTGGAATGGCGGCGTGTGCTCGAACAGAACAAACGCATCATTCTTTTGATCTTCGAAGCTGTGGACCTGCCGCCTGAGTTGGAACAATACGAATGGGTGGATTTCCGCGGCAGTTATAAAGCCGGGTTGGATGAATTGTTCTCCCAACTGGAGAAGCCCATTCAGGAGGAACACCCCGTTCCGCAAACAGGATTTAAGGTGCCGATGATCGTCTGGGTCGCAGCACTGTTCGGCGTGCTCACAGCCGTCATCTCCCTGTTTGCGTTCTGGACGCTCTTTATTCCCTGGCTGCTGGCTCTGCTTCCCTACCGCATCATCAAACGGAACTTTAACTTCTCCCAGGTGCAGGCATCCCTGATCGTGCTGCCCTTCGCCTTATTCATGTCTGCAATGACCGTACCCGAAGAACAAATGGATTCT from Anaerolineales bacterium includes:
- the acnA gene encoding aconitate hydratase AcnA; amino-acid sequence: MQDYFNSRSILKTGGKEYAMYRLDALEKAGLTKLSKLPYSIRILLEAALRQCNDREITQTDVKNIAAWSPKGARPGIPFLPARVVMQDFTGVPAVVDLAAMRAAVARLGGDPKKINPLVPVDLVIDHSVQVDFFATADALNRNTEVEFQRNRERYEFLKWGQKAFSNFRVVPPMTGIVHQVNLEYLADVVMTKDENGTLVAFPDTLVGTDSHTTMINGLGVVGWGVGGIEAEAVMLGQPMDMLLPEVIGFKLYGKLKEGVTATDLVLTVTQMLRKKGVVDKFVEFYGDGLSNMSLPDRATIGNMAPEYGATMGYFPVDEETLRYMRLTGRSEEVIARTESYFREQGLFCDANSPEPEFTDTLELDLASVVPSLAGPKRPQDRVALTDMQYTFKKALTAPVKDRGYELSGEALTREATFGTNGGTQKMKHGAVVIAAITSCTNTSNPSVLVAAGLVARKAVEKGLNVKPYVKTSLAPGSRVVTEYLKKAGLIDPLSKLGFNVIAYGCTTCIGNSGPLPGEVAKAVTGSDLVAAAVISGNRNFEGRVHPLVKANFLASPPLVVAYALAGTVDIDLNNEPLGTGSDGAAVYLKDLWPSQKEIQEAIAASVNAEMFMDKYSDVFSGSDMWQNIQVAEGDLFEWSDESTYIHHPPYFQTLTIDVPSIQPIRGARVLGLFGDSITTDHISPAGNIAIDSPAGKFLQERGVQPKDFNQYGTRRGNDLVMARGTFANIRLKNIMVAPKEGNWTKLQPSGEVMPIFDAAMKYKEAGIPTIVLAGKEYGTGSSRDWAAKGPMLQGVKAVIAESFERIHRSNLVGMGVLPLRFADGQNAESLGLDGSEVFDIEGLDDGIKPQSQIIVKARKSNGNVIEFKATALLNTDVEVNYYRNGGILHTVLRNLVK